The Temnothorax longispinosus isolate EJ_2023e chromosome 4, Tlon_JGU_v1, whole genome shotgun sequence genome has a window encoding:
- the LOC139811280 gene encoding uncharacterized protein, whose amino-acid sequence MQSEGYNVTVIQIENKYKSLERSFKNMITNNKQTGRGRTTCPYQAELTELLGSKHNVESLAVSGREGLILRENVRASTSQFISDPNTNSDENSNILSHNIQEENDNAIEIGMTRDTTTGSNYTSKIITKQKRKKIGSTTRIVEKCQETVEKFINDAAQEKENKLEIQRQILTEYKEMRISYEQFLKKIQEQLETSNKLREEKNMLLKELINRQK is encoded by the exons GTTACAGTTATTCAAAtcgaaaacaaatataaatctctTGAAAGGTCatttaaaaacatgattacaaataataaacagacGGGCAGAGGGCGTACAACATGTCCATATCAAGC ggAATTAACAGAACTTTTAGGTTCTAAGCATAATGTAGAATCTTTGGCTGTTTCTGGCAGAGAAGGTTTAATTTTACGAGAAAATGTGAGAGCAAGTACATCTCA ATTTATTTCTGATCCAAATACAAATTCAGATGAAAATTCAAACATACTATCTCATAATATACAAGAGGAAAATGATAATGCAATCGAAATAGGAATGACGAGGGACACTACTACAGGAAGTAATTATACCAGCAAg attattacaaagcaaaagcgaaaaaaaataGGGAGTACTACACGAATAGTAGAAAAGTGTCAAGAAACTGttgaaaagtttataaatgaTGCTgcgcaagaaaaagaaaataaattagaaatacaaAGGCAAATACTTACAGAGTACAAAGAAATGAGAATTAGTTACGAGCAATTTCTGAAGAAAATACAAGAACAATTAGAaacttcaaataaattaagagaagaaaaaaatatgcttttaAAGGAACTTATAAACAGACAAAAATAG